A single region of the Peromyscus eremicus chromosome 16_21, PerEre_H2_v1, whole genome shotgun sequence genome encodes:
- the C16_21H10orf105 gene encoding uncharacterized protein C10orf105 homolog, giving the protein MTTGGPSFPSAPTFLMTPTTSGTYTPAADPVPVLIALACIFLLLASCLLFMMLCKPAALDPGRQGARECMPHHPVSPSEPRLRLWKRLGSLRRSLHSFRRGRPAVQQCPSPPLGLDDHRGDCDFTEATKM; this is encoded by the coding sequence ATGACCACAGGAGGCCCCAGCTTCCCCAGCGCTCCCACCTTCCTTATGACTCCTACCACTTCTGGGACTTACACCCCGGCTGCTGACCCTGTGCCAGTTCTCATCGCCCTGGCGTGCATTTTTCTGCTGTTGGCCTCTTGCCTGCTCTTCATGATGCTGTGTAAGCCCGCTGCGCTGGATCCTGGTCGTCAAGGGGCCCGGGAATGCATGCCGCATCACCCGGTAAGCCCCAGTGAGCCCAGGCTCCGGCTCTGGAAGCGCCTGGGCTCCCTACGCCGTTCTCTGCACAGCTTCCGGCGAGGCAGGCCTGCTGTCCAGCAGTGTCCCTCGCCGCCGCTGGGCCTTGATGACCACCGAGGTGACTGTGACTTCACTGAAGCCACCAAGATGTGA